GAGGTTGGAAAGAAACACGGCAAGGAAGTCATTTGGCGGCCTGTATCACTTGGTCATGTTTGGAAATCTATTGGTGCAACAAATGTCGGTCCGGGGGCTGTTTCCCAGAAGGCTCAGTATCTGATGCAGGATTCCGCGCGGTTTGCGAAAATGGCAGGACTGGAAATGGCAAAGCCTGCCGTTTTTCCTGTTGATGCGAAACTCGCTCGGTTAGCATTTTATCGGTTGTCGGCTCAGGACAAGGATTTGGGAAAAGCATTTGCCCAGGGCATTTTCGATAAATTCTGGGCCAAGAGTGAAGAAATCACGGAACCTGAGCATCTTGAGGATCTGGCAAAAAAGCTAAAGGTAGACCTTGGTGAAATTGCCGAAGCCTTGACAGATGAGGATGCTAAGGCGGCCATGATTGCCTCCACACAGGCCGCGATCGATTGCGGTGCTTTTGGTATGCCATGGTTCAAATATGGCGAACAGGTTTTTTGGGGGGCTGACCGCATTCCACATATCGATCAGTATCTGGCTTTCAAAGCCGCTTGAGAGGAATAATCCCCGGCCCATTGAAGGGCCGGAAATCTGTGGCGTCTAAAATAAGAAGTAGCCGCCATCA
This region of Sneathiella aquimaris genomic DNA includes:
- a CDS encoding 2-hydroxychromene-2-carboxylate isomerase; the encoded protein is MSDVIEFFFEYVSPYAYIAAKQIEEVGKKHGKEVIWRPVSLGHVWKSIGATNVGPGAVSQKAQYLMQDSARFAKMAGLEMAKPAVFPVDAKLARLAFYRLSAQDKDLGKAFAQGIFDKFWAKSEEITEPEHLEDLAKKLKVDLGEIAEALTDEDAKAAMIASTQAAIDCGAFGMPWFKYGEQVFWGADRIPHIDQYLAFKAA